A window of Symphalangus syndactylus isolate Jambi chromosome X, NHGRI_mSymSyn1-v2.1_pri, whole genome shotgun sequence genomic DNA:
ctaacacggtgaaaccccgtatctactaaaaatacaaaaaactgccaggcgtggtggcgggcgcctgcagtcccagctcgggaggctgaggcaggagaatggcgtgaaaccaggaggcggagcttgcagtgagccgagatcgcgccactgcactccagcctgggcgacagagcaagactctgtctcaaaacaaaaaagaaaaaaaatgtgtggcacctcccccggCCCCTTGTCCCTGCTGTGGCCATGTGACGTGCCTGCTCCCACTCTGCCTTCACAGTGACTGATTCTGAAGCATtcccagaagccgagcagatgccagcaccatgcttcctgtacagcctgtggaactgtgagccaactaaatctcttttctttataaaatacctggtctcaggtatttctttataacagtgttaGAATGGCCGAAAACGACACCCAGATGCAAACATTACCTGCAGGCCACCGCATGCTGACTCTCTCGCCAAGCAGGAGCAGGCCCCTCCCTCACGCGGAGCTGCTGGCATGGACAGCCCTGGGGAGGTTAGGCTGAGCGTCCTTTCCTCTGTGCACCCCCGGAGGGTGTTCCCATTGGCATTCTCAGCACCATCTCAGGGTCCAGCTGGCCATGGCCTGGATTAAGTTTAAAATGCTGGGCCAGTCCCCACTTCCCTATATAGGACTTTTTACAAATCTGACACTTAAAGCTTTTGGGCCTCAGGGAGCAGCTTGATAAGTCAAAGAGCGCCTGCCTCTCCCTCTGATCTTCCACACTGAGTTCTGAATAATCATCAGAATCTGGCAGATGACCGTCGGCCAAATCATCCCTTTTTATGAACTTGTCTTTAGCTTTATACTTGGCAGGTCGAGATACCCGTCTCAACGTGTCTTCGCTTTTAACGATGGTTTTAGTTTCTCAGTATGTTTTGTATGCAAGTTGGAAATAAATAAACGTCCCGAACTGGATGAAACATGTTACAGTCGGCGAACTGGAGGCCGCCAAAGGGGTCAACGTGGTGCCCTGTCCATTTGGAGCCTTGGGGGCTGGGACTCTCTTTGCAGGGACCACCTAGAGGGCTGGCAGTGGTCTCTCTACAAACCCCTGAgcaggaggctgatgtaggaaaCATGACTGTGGCTCGGTTCTCACGAGGGGCCGTACCCTGAGCAGCTGGGGGCTGGTGACGTGGAGTCCCACCAGGCGGGAATTCCTCCGGGGCGGCTGGCTCTGTCTTGCAGATTGGGGCTGGACTGTGGCCAGTAGGGACATTGGCCGTTCCTGACCTTTTGTTTCTTCAGATGTTACCTTGACACAAATGGCTTCTAGCTGCTTTCCACATTATCCACGTGTTCTGACGTCATCGTGCATCCCAATCAGCGGAGGATCCTGTCTGGATATGCGGAGTCCTAGGTCCACCAGCAAACGTTTAGGTTTATAAATCCACGGTGACCAGCGTGTCGAAGTCCTGAAGGCAGTTGGCAGGCGGCTCCGGCGACCGCGCCTCGGGGCTGGGGCAGAGCGCGGGCGCCCAGTCCGGTGTCTCCTCTGCTACCGCCGCCTGGGCCAGCCCGGGCGCCTCCAGGGGACGCACTCAGGTCCGGGGCGCCGGGCCGGGCCGGAGCGCTCGGGGAGCCGGGCTTCCGGGGACGCAGCCTCGGAGGGCGGCGCGGCGGCATCAACGGAGGCTCCCCATGCGCGCCATGCGGCTTGTGGAGGCCAGGACTCGGCCCACCCGGCCCGGAGCCCGCAAGACGCCAACGCGCCTTCCGGTGCGCGCGCGGCCCGGCGCGGCTGACGGAGCGGCGTGGAAAATGGCTGGGCGGCACTCACTGCACGAGCAGCAACGGCCCCAGGTGGGAGCAACCGCCGGCCTCGGGGGGCGGGCACGGAGCGCCGGGAGGCGGCGGGGGCCGCGGCCCGGGCTTGTAGAGCGAGGTGGGAGCCCTGCACATTCCCAGTCTCGCGCCCGCTGCCTCCTGCAGCTCGGTAGCCGCGTGTgctccaataggtagtttttaaacctatgcttccctccctttctccctcctctagCAGTCTGTAGCATTTTCACCCCACCATGTTTATGTGTATACtttctcaatgtttagctcccacttatagtaaaaaaaagcatgcagtatttgtttttctgttcctgtgttaattcgcttaggctaatgtcctccagctccatccatgctgcttcaaaggacatgatctcattcatttttgggACTGTGTACTATTCCACAAGGTATATGTACTATACtttatttatccagtccaccgttgatgggcacctaggctgataccatgtctttgctattgtgaatagcactgcaatgaacatatgagtgcatataTCTTGTTGGTATAATgatctatattcctttgggtatatacccagtctattacttcattctcacattgctataaagaactatctgagtctgggtaatttataggaaagaggtttaattgtattACACTTccacaggttgtacaggaagcatggctgggaaggcctcaagaAAATTAcagttatggcagaaggtgaaggggaagcaggcacttcttacatggctggagaaggaggaaaagagtgaATGGGAAGGTGTcacaaacttttaaacaaccaggtcttgtgagaactcactgtcactagaacagcaagggggaaatccatccccatgattcaatcacctcccacgaggCTCCTCCTCCAACATTTGGTTtcacaattcgacatgagatttgggcggggacacaatCCAAACCCTATCACCCAGTAATGGTTTAATGGGTTTAATGGTGGCTCTGTTTTAAGATCTTTGAGAAATAtcaaactactttccacagtggctaaactaatttacattcccacaggcagtgtataagcattcccttttctctgcagcctcaccagcaactgttgttttttgactttttattaatagccattccgACTAGTGTGAGGTAGTATTtcactggttttgatttgcatttctctaagggtTAGTGATaataagcatttttcatatatttgttggccacatatgtgtcttcttttgaaaagggtTCATGTCCTCTGCTCATTGTTTGATGgggtgatttgatttttctttgttgagtTCTTGAAGTTTATTGTAGATCCTACATATTAGACTTTTGTTAGGTGTGtaatagtttgtgaatattttctccggTTCTGTAtcctgtctgtttactctgttaattgtttcttttgctgtgcagaagctcttttatttaattaggtcttgcttcattttttatttttattgaaattggtTTTGGGAACTtggccataaattctttgcctaagcctaTATTGAGAAaggtattttctaggttttcttctaggatttttatggtttgatgtcttacatttaaatttttaattcaatttgaGTTTGATTTTGTACATGATGAAAGGCAggcatctagtttcattcttccacatatggctagccagttatcccagcaacaTCTATTGATGAGGGagttttttccccattgcttgtttttgttggtcttgttgaagatcagatggttgtagatgtgcagcttcattcctgagatttttttttgttccattgatctctgtGTCTGCTTTCGTATCAGTATCACCTTATAgcatagtttcaagtcaggttaTGTGATGCCTCTgggtttcttctttttgcttattatttgggctcttcttttggttccatatgaattttcaaataggtttttctaattctgtgaaaattgtcattggtagtttgataggaattgaATAtgatctgtagattactttgccgttttaatgatattgattcttccaatgcatgagcagtggaatgttttttcatttatttgtgtcatctctgattttgttcagtagtgttttgtagttctccttgtagaaattATTTACCTCCTTGGCTAGCTGtacttttatgtatttcatttggtctatggctattgtaaatgtgaCTGTGTTGTTAATTTGACTCTCAGCCTGGACATTATTGGtttacagaaatgctactgatttataTGACATTGATATGTATCTCGATGTCTTGCTAaaatcatttatcagttctagtagccttttggcagagtctttaggttttctaagtatagaattGTATCCTCAGTGAAGACAGAGAGTTTGactttctttctaatttggatgcctaTTATTTACTTTTCTAGCTTGATTGCCCTGTTTAGGACTTCCAgttactatgttgaatgggagggGTGAGAATGAAAATCCTTCCCTTGTTTCAGTTTTccaggggaatgtttccagcttttgcccattcagtatgatgttggctatagGATtgccatagatggctcttattattttgaggtatgttcctttgttTCCTAGTCTGTTGAAATTTTTAATTATGAAgcgatgttggattttatcaaaagctttttctgcatctactgagatgatctttttttcattttaattttgtttatgtggtgaatcacattttgACTTGCATATACTGAACCAACCTTGGATCTCAGGAATAAAACCTACTAGATCATGGGAAATTAGCTTTTTAATGTAGTTCTGGATTCAATTTACTAGTATTATGTTGTGTATTTTTGCGTATGTACACaagagatattggtctgaagttttctttatttattgcgtctctgccagattttgatGTTAagctgatgctggcttcataggaGTTTGGGAGGAGTTCCTCCTCATCCAtttcttggaatagtttcagtaggatttggACCAGTTTTTCTTTGTATGCCTGTtagaattttgctgtgaatccatctgttccaGGGCTTCTTTGCGTTGGTAGgtttttattattactgattcaacTTCAGAGCTCAATATTTGTCTATTCAGTGTTTCAGTATCTTCTGATTCAGTCTGGAGAGACTGTGTTTCAGGTATTTATCCCTTTCTCACGGATTTTCTAATTACTATGCACAAGTTTGTTAATAGTTTTCCAGAAGGATCTTTTGTATATCTGTGGGATTAGTTGTCCTGtcatttttgtcatttctgattgtactttttgagtcttctctcttttttctttgctaatctaGCTAGACATATATCATCAATCTTATTCATGTTTTAAAGAACCCACTCTTGGTTTCATTGGTCTTTCGTAGGGTTTTTTTTCATCTCAATAGCATTCAGTTCTctaattatagttatttcttttcctctgctagctttgaggttgacttgttcttttatttctgtttctttaggtGCAAGGGTAgcttgttaatttgagatctttctaacttcttgatgaaggtatttatagctataaactttcaaattaaccctgctttcactgtatcctcAAGATTTAGGTAACTTATGATCACGTTTTCATTATtgtcacatatatttttttttatttctaccttaatttgaAGTTCACCAAGGAGTTACTCTGgaacaagttgtttaatttccatgtatgtcTGTAGTTTTGGTATATCTTCTTGACATTGATCTCTATTttaattgcattgtggtctgaggaTATGCGTGGTATGATTTCACTTTTTTGGAACTTATTgagtttaaaaaaactttatgactgagcatgtggtcaattttagaataagttccATATGCAGTTGAGAGGAATGtatattttttggttgtttgatagagcgttctgtagatgtctattcggTCCAATTGGTCGAGTGTTGAGTTTAAATCTAGAATTTCTTTTGCCTCAATGATCTGTTTAATGctatcagtggggtgttgaagtctcccactattaatGTGGTTCTTTAATTCCTTTTGTAGGCCGAGAAGTTGTTTTGTAAATCTGGATGCTCCAATGTTGAATGTTTATATATTCAGGGCAGTTAGGGCTTCTTGTTAGATTGtaccttttattattatgtaatgctctGCTTTAtctgtattaatttttattggtttaaagcCTACTTTATCTTATATAATAAcaacttctgctcttttttttccatttgcatggtagatctttttccatccttttacttttagccTGTGGGTGTCATTAaaagtgagatgggtctcttgaaaatAACAGATGGttgggtcttttctttttttccagcctGCCACTCTATGTTTTTCAAGCAGAGCattcagcccatttacatttaaggttagtattgatatgtgtgattttaatcctgtcatcatgttgttagctgattgttatgtagacttgattgCATAGTTACTTTATAGTGCCTGTGAGCTATGTGCTCAAGCGTGCTTTTGTGGTAGCAGGTGTCATTATTTTTGTTCCCTGTTTAGCACTCTCTTAAGAAcctcttgtaaggctggtctagttGAAACATATTCCCCCAGCATTTGCTTGTGTGAAAAGAGCTTTATTTCTCCCTTACTTATGAAaattagtttggcaggatatgaaaCTCTTAgttggaatttattttccttaaggacactgaaaattgatttttaatctcttctggcttgtaaggctTCTGCTGAAAGGTTTGCTCCTAGCCTGGTGGCACTACCTTTTTATGTGACCTGGCcctttctctagctgcctttaagacttttgtttgtttctttgcattCTCTTTCATGAAGCTGATGATTACGTGCTTTGTGGATGGTCATCCTACATAGTGTCTAGCCAGGGTTCTCCCTATTAGTTGGATTTGCATGTCAAACTCTATGAAGATTAGAAAAATATTCATGAACTATGTCCTCAAACATTTTCCAAGTTGgtgattttctttcctccctcagaAATGCtgatgagtcatagatttggtctctttatgtAATCTCATacatctcagaggttttgtttatttttttatttcattgcaaCTACTGTTTTAGATTTAACTGGTCcatgagcaggtttgttacatgggtaaattgcatgtcatggggttttggtgtacagAAAATATTGTCACCCAGGTGATCAGCATAGTACCTCATAGGTAGTTTCTCAATCCTCACCCTTTTTCCACCATCAACcatcaagtaggccccagtgtctattgttccctttgAGTCCATGTAaattcagtgtttagctcccacttataagtgagaacatgcagtatttggttttctgtttttgtgttaatttgcttagatgaatggcttccagctccactgttgctgcaaatgacacaatttcattcttttttatgaatctgtagtattccattgtgtatatgtaccaccttttctttattcagtccacggTTGATaagcatctaggttgattccatgtctttgctgttacgaatagtgctgtgatgaacatatatgtgtatgtgtctttagtagaatgatttatatttctttgggtatgtagctagcagtggaattgctgggtctaatggtagttcagttttaagttctctgagaaatctatttttcacagtggctgaagtaatttacattcccgccagcagtgtataaatattcctttttatCTGTAACCTTActatcatttgttattttttgacatctTAATAATAGCTATACTGACTGGTGTGAGGCGAtatatttttgtggttttgtgattagtgatgttgcatATTATTTTATAGGCTTGTTGGCTACGTGAATGTCTTCTTtgggaaatgtctgttcatgtccttgacgcattagtaatttttcttttttctttcttttttttttttttttttttggcctgttgATTTGCTTAAGTTActtataggttctggatattagatgtTTTTCAGATATATAACTTGCAAATGTATTCTcaaattctgtaggttgtctttttaccctgtttataatttcttttgctttgcagaagctctttaattatgTCTTctcaattttgatttttgttgcaattgcttttgtagTCTTTGTCATGAGGTCTTTGCCAGGGCTGATATCCAGAGTGGTCTTTcttaggttttcctctagggtttttatagttttaggttttacatttaagtctttaatccatcttgagttgattttgtatatgatgaaatgtaagggtccagtttcaatcttttgtatatggctagccagttattccatcaccatttattgaatagggattcattttcccattgcttgttattgtcaactttgttaaagatcagacggttataggtgtgtggcttaatttctgagttctctaacctgttccataattctatgtgtctgtttttattattatt
This region includes:
- the LOC129475347 gene encoding LOW QUALITY PROTEIN: uncharacterized protein (The sequence of the model RefSeq protein was modified relative to this genomic sequence to represent the inferred CDS: inserted 1 base in 1 codon), with the protein product MQPLRRSTAMLLKQNEMADITDIEVRTWMTTKIIDIQKKGDGPDRFTAKLYQTNKDLAPTLLKLFQKIEKEGIFPDSFYEASIILIPKNWQSHSERKIQVNILDKNGTIDTGAYLMVDGGKRVRIEKLPMSTRGYRAAGGSGRETGNVQGSHLALQARAAAPAASRRSVPAPRGRRLLPPGAVAARAVSAAQPFSTPLRQPRRAARAPEGALASCGLRAGWAESWPPQAAWRAWGASVDAAAPPSEAASPEARLPERSGPARRPGPECVPXEAPGLAQAAVAEETPDWAPALCPSPEARSPEPPANCLQDFDTLVTVGKQLEAICVKVTSEETKGQERPMSLLATVQPQSARQSQPPRRNSRLVGLHVTSPQLLRVRPLVRTEPQSCFLHQPPAQGFVERPLPAL